Below is a genomic region from Candidatus Fermentibacter sp..
GCAGATGCAGATGGTGGAAGTCGCTCAGGCCGGGCATCGAGGGGGCCTCAGGCCTGCTCGTCCGCTTCCGTGGCGGCTCCGGGGGCGGAATCGCCCGCGCAGCCGCGCTGTCCTGCTCCGGCCGACTCGTCCGCCGATCCGTACTGCCTCTCGAACTCTGCCAGATCCTCCTGATCGGCCCTGCGGAGCAGGTCCTCCCCGTCCTTCCTGCGCCTGACGGCGAGATAGATGACGGTCCAGGCCGAACTGCACGAGGAGAACCAGTAGGACGCAGCCACCAGGGCGATGGCCGCCCCCGACGCCGCCAGGAGTGCGCCGGCCAGCGGCTGCACGGCTGCCCCGGGCTGCCCCGAGACGCCGAGCACGTCGACGACTCCGGCGTAGGCGCCCACGAGCGACGGGGCCACGTATCTCAGCCCGCCCTGGAGCAGCGCATACGGGCTCGGTGCCCCGGCGAGGGCGGTGGTGTGGACGAGTATGCCCACAGCCATGGATCCGGCAGCAAGGAAGAGCGCCAGCGCCAGAACCCTCGTGATGAAGGAGGCCAGGGCATACAGCGCCAGCCTCCAGGGCTGCGATGTCACCGAAGAGAACAGCTCGAACATCGTCTCGAACGTGTCGCCCTTCGTGCAGGCCACAATAGCTGGCACGAGCGGGAAGGCCGCCAGGAGCGCGATCGATCCGAGCACGACGAGCAGGGCGCCCGACCAGGCCGGAACGGCGAGTATCCCGAGGAGAACGGGGCCGACGGCGGGTATGCGCCCGGCCAGGCCCAGCAGGAGGCCGCACAGCACGGCCAGGGCGAGGCCCGCAACGAGCGCGGCAGGCGTGGCATACAGGGGCCTGCCGTGCCTCCTCGCGAACTCCGCGGCCTCGCGGCCCGAGAAGAAGTCGTCCCCCCTGATCTGTTCGAACGTGATGCGGGATGCCCTGAGTGCGGCCGAGAGCATGACCGCCGTCATCACCAGGATGCCTGTCGCGAGGAGGGCGACGGACTGCCAGGAGGTCCAGAAGATCCCCGCCGGCAGAGGCAGAAGGCGGGACGAGCCCCAGACCGCGCCCAGCCCGGCCGGATCGGCGGCGAGCCATCCCAGGTAGGTGAACGCCGACCATGCCGCCCAGGACAGCACGAGCGCCTTGAACCAGATCCACATCTTCCTGCCGCTCAGCCCGAGCCTCGCGCAGGACGGCACGTCCCTCACGTCGAAGTACATCTTCCTTGACATCTCACAGCCCTCCGCGGTGCTTCCGTGCTAGTCCGAAGTCAGTCGATGATATCAACCCGGAACTCGGGGCGGTAGGTCAGCGTGAGCGCTCCCGCGACATCGCCCCCTGCTCCGGTGAGGAATCGCGCCGCCTCCTCCAGTGTGCTCCCGGTGGTCACGACGTCGTCCACCAGGATGAGCGGGGCTCCCTCCGGTACGGGCTCCCTGCCGCGCCTGAAGGTCCCCCGGACGTTCTCCCTGCGTTCGACTGCCTGGAGCCCGGCCTGGGGAGGCCTGTCCAGGCGCGACAGGCAGTCCGAGATCCCGGCGCCCAGCAGACGGGCGAGCGGGACGGCGATCTCCGAAGCCTGGTTGTAGCCCCTCTCCCCGATCCTCGAGGGACAGAGCGGCATCGGGACCAGGATGCATCCCGCAACCGCCGCTCCTCTGCCGGCTTCCGCCATCAGCCCGGCGGCGATGCGGCCGAGGCCGCGCCTGCCGCGGTACTTGAGTCCGAGGACCAGGTCGCGCGCCGAACCGGCATGCAGGAAGGGGCTCTCTGCGAGGATCCTCCCGCGTTCGCCGGGAAGCGGTACCGCGACTGCGGGGTGTCCGTTCGGGTAGAGCCGGGCGATGCACCAGGCGCAGAGCGCATCGGGCGCCTCCCGGAATCCGGAAGGACGCCCGCAGACGGGGCAGACGCGGAAGGCCACGAGAGACGCGATCCTGGAGACGAGAATCGAGGCGGACGGGATGAAGCTCACTCCGCGCGCCCGGGGGTCGTCACCGTCAGGAGGCCGGCCTCGCGGCCGCCGCCGTGCGCGCCCTGCCTGCCGCGCCATCTCTCAGGATCAGGATGGGTGCCGTGATGAATGATGCAGCCACCATGAGGAGGCTTATCAACTGGTTGTCCGTGATCCCGGATCTCCCGGCGAACACGCTGTAGCCGAGCAGATCGTTGGTCGCGTGGTCGAAGAACCTGAACTCCTCCATGCCGAACCGGGTGGCTCCGTACAACCCGAGGAACAGCACGAACAGGAAGCCCCTGAAGTGCGGCCGCCTGTCCGCCAGGAGGAGCACCGCCAGGATGAACAGGCCTGCCATGGAGTCGTAGATCTGCACGGGATGGAGATGGGCATTCCCGAAGACCGACCAGGGCAGCGAGCCTTCGGGGAACGTCACTCCCAGGCCGCAGGAGGTGGGCGAGCCGAAGCAGCATCCGTTGAGGAAGCAGCCTATCCTGGTGATGAAGTTGCCGAGCATGAAGGAGGGGATGGCGGCATCGGCCAGCTTCATCGCATCCCATCTCCTGACCGCTATGTACACGAAGGCGGTCGCCATCGCCAGCAGCACGCCTCCGAGCATGCTCAGGCCGTACAGCCCCTTCCAGATCGCGATCACGTCGAGCCAGTGCCCGCTGAACTCCGACAGGTGGGTCACCACGTAGAACGCCCTCGAGCCGGCTATGGCGGCCATCATCACCCAGACCCCGAGGTCGGCGATGTCGGCAGGCCTGAAGCCGAGCCTGGCCGCCCGCACCGAGGCGAGCTTCACGCCCAGCAGGAACGATATCGCCAGAGCCAGGCCGTAGCTGTTGACGGGGACGGACCCGAGTCTGAAGAGCACCGGGAACATGGCGACCTCCCGTGGAAGACCCGGGAATATGTGGACCGGCCCCGGTCCGCGGCCACCGCGTTAACGCGGGGGCCCCGCCCGGCTGGCCGCTAGAGCTCCCTCCAGTTCCGCGCCACGTTCATGCCGAGCCCTGCTATGAACATGGCCGAGAGCATGTGGCTCCCGCCGTAGCTCACGAGGACCAGCGGCAGGCCGGTGACCGGCATGATGCCCAGGGTCATCCCGATGTTGATGAACAGGTGCACCATGAAGTAGCAGGCACAACCCGCCGCCAGGGTCGACCTGAACGGGCTCATCGAGATCCTGGCCGCCCTGAGCAGCCGGAAGGCCAGCAGGCCGAAGGCGGACAGGAGGACGAGCGATCCGAAGAATCCCAGCTCCTCCGCCCACACGGAGAAGATGAAGTCAGTATGGCGCGCCGGGAGGAAGGCGAGCCCCTTCTGCGCACCCATGAGGTAGCCCTGCCCCCACAGCCCGCCCGATCCCGCCGCCACTTCGGACTGTATCACGTTCCATCCCGCCCCGTGCGGATCGGCTGCGGGGTTGAGGAAGGTGGTCAGCCTGGCCTGCTGGTAGGGATGCAGCAGGTTCCACACCACGGGCGTGAACGCGGCGATGAGGGTGTTACCCCCGAGCATCAGGATCCATACGGGAATCGAGGCCTTCCTCCTGAGCAGGATTATGACGAGCAGCGCGGTGAAGACGAGCCAGAACGCCAGGCGCGTGGACGAGAGGGCCGCGAAGACGGGGCTGACCACGAGGAAGATCCAGTCGGGACCATACCCGGCCCACCATGTCAGCAGAAGCAGGATGATCACGGTCGCGGCCGCCGTGCCCAGGTCGGGCTGCAGCCATGTCAGGAGGATCGCGGGCGAGGCTCCGAGGAACAGGAGGAGGACTCCGTACTTCCTGGGGCGGGCCCTCAGGTCGGCGAAGGCGCGCGAGGCTGCAACGATGATCGCGATCTTGGCGAACTCCGAGGGCTGTATCCTCAGGGGCCCGAGGATCAGCCACCTGCCGGCGGGCCCGCCGCCGAAGAATACCGTCAGCAGAAGGAGCAGGCAGACCCCTGCCAGGAAGATGTAGGCGAATTCCTCGATCAGCCTGAGCGCCAGCGAGGAGCCGAGGATGAAGGTGAGCACCCCGATGACCACCCAGAACACCTGCTTGACGAAGATGGACTCGCCCGGGACCGCTCTCGACGCCGAGTAGACGGCCAGGAGCCCGCAGACGAGGATGGCTGCGAGGGCGGCCAGCATCAAGCGGTCGGTCTTCGCCGCCGTCATCGGCTCTCCCCCAGATAACCGAGCAGGATCCGCGAGACTATCGGCGCGGCCACCGCGCCCCCGTGGCCTCCGTGCTCCACGACCACCGCCACGGCAAGGGGCATGGGCTCGCGGATGAATCCGACCACCCAGGCATGGTCGCCGGCGGAGCTCTCGGCCGTTCCGCTCTTGCCGTAGAAGGCCCAGGGAAGACCGTCCAGGGACGAGAGCGTGCCGGAGCTGCTGTCGACGGCCTCGCGCATGCCCTCCACTACCGTGGCCACCGTTCCTGCCGAGAGGTCGAGCTGCCTCCAGGGTGCGGGGGCTTCGGGTATCTCGCGCACCAGCCTGAGCCCGGGCATCTCCCCGCCCGATGCGAAGACTCCCGCCATGGCGGCCATCTGCAGCGGAGTGACCAGCAGCTCGCCCTGCCCTATCGACACGTTGAGGAGATTGCCGAGCCCCCATCCCCCCGGTCCGTAGAGGCTGTCGAGCAGGGCGCGGTCGGGCACCAGCCCGCTGCTCTCGCCCGGGAGTATCTCCGTGAGCCTGCCGCCCATGCCGAAACCGCGGGCGAAGGCTGCCAGGCCGTCCAGCGACCCGAGCTGGATGTTCCGGTAGAAGTACACGTCGCAGGACTGGGCGAGGGCGTCGACCATCGCGAGCCTGCCGTGCACGGACCAGCATCCGAAGTCGTTTCCGCCGAGATGATAGGATCCGTAGCAGGGATCCGGCCTGAAGTCGGCCGTGACGAATCCGTTCTCGAGCAGATAGGCTGCGGATACGAGCTTGAAGATCGAACCCGGCGGATACCTTGCGGCCCAGGCCCTGCAGAACATCGGCCTCTCGGGATCCTGGGAGATCGTCTGCCAGGCGGCGGTGCTGATGCCGTCCGACATCTCCTGGGGGTCGTACCCGGGGCTCGATGCGAGACAGAGGATCTCGCCCGTGGTGTAGTCGATCACCACCGCTGCGCCGGGAGCGGTCTCCTCCTCGAGTATGGCGCAGGTGAGGATCTGGAGGCGGGAATCGATCGTCAGGGTGAGATCGTGGCCGGGCACGGGGGCGACCTCGCCCGAACCCTCGAACTCGCTCACCACCCTGCCCACGGCGTCGACGACCTGCCTCCTGTAGCCGGGCTGTCCGGCGAGGAAGTAGTCGAGTTCGCTCTCGAGGCCGGAGATGCCTGTCATCTCGCCCTCGAAGGCGCCTTCCTCCCTGCTCTCGCCGACATATCCCACGATGTGGCAGAATTCGTGGCCGAAGGTGTAGCGGCGCCGCGGAACGACGTCGATGAGAAGGCCGCCGAAGCGGTGGAGGTTCTCGGCGATGGGGCTGATCTCCTCCACGGACATGTCGTCGCACAGGACGAACGGCCGGTAGGGTCTGGCGGAGGCCGATGCAAGCCTGGCCGCGAGTGTGTCCTGCGGCATGCCCAGGAGGGAGGCGACCTCGGGGATGCCGGCCGGATCGAACTCGGACGGCACCGCTGCCACCGCGAACGACGGCTCGTTGTCGACGAGGACTATCCCGTTCCTGTCCCTGACCACACCCCGCGGGGCGGGCCTGTAGATGACCCTGATGTGGTTGCTGGTGGAGATGCTCCTGTAGTAGTCGCCCTTCACGGACTGGAGGTAGAACAGCCTCGCGGACAGGCCCAGGAGCATGAGCAGGAACAGGATCGCAAAGCCCGCCGCCGGACGCCCGGCGCCAGACGCCGGTTCAGACAGCCTCATTATGCCTTCTGGATCGGAGGGCGGAGGCGGCCGAGAACAGGGTCGTGAAAACGAAGCCGGTCAGAAGGGTGATGGCGGACCTGGCGGCGATGGCCCCGACCCCCGGTCCGGCTCCGCTGAAGAGGGGCCTCGAGGCGCACAGGACGAAGACGACGTCGCAGACCAGCCCGGCCAGGGCTCCCGAGAGAACGAGCGTGAGCCTGTTCTCCCCCGGAGCTGCGGCGAGGAGCAGCCGGCCGGCCAGCAGGCCCGCCAGCAGGCCGAGCGACGTGCAGCCGATGGGCTGGT
It encodes:
- a CDS encoding phosphoribosyltransferase family protein, encoding MSFIPSASILVSRIASLVAFRVCPVCGRPSGFREAPDALCAWCIARLYPNGHPAVAVPLPGERGRILAESPFLHAGSARDLVLGLKYRGRRGLGRIAAGLMAEAGRGAAVAGCILVPMPLCPSRIGERGYNQASEIAVPLARLLGAGISDCLSRLDRPPQAGLQAVERRENVRGTFRRGREPVPEGAPLILVDDVVTTGSTLEEAARFLTGAGGDVAGALTLTYRPEFRVDIID
- a CDS encoding prolipoprotein diacylglyceryl transferase codes for the protein MFPVLFRLGSVPVNSYGLALAISFLLGVKLASVRAARLGFRPADIADLGVWVMMAAIAGSRAFYVVTHLSEFSGHWLDVIAIWKGLYGLSMLGGVLLAMATAFVYIAVRRWDAMKLADAAIPSFMLGNFITRIGCFLNGCCFGSPTSCGLGVTFPEGSLPWSVFGNAHLHPVQIYDSMAGLFILAVLLLADRRPHFRGFLFVLFLGLYGATRFGMEEFRFFDHATNDLLGYSVFAGRSGITDNQLISLLMVAASFITAPILILRDGAAGRARTAAAARPAS
- a CDS encoding FtsW/RodA/SpoVE family cell cycle protein; the protein is MTAAKTDRLMLAALAAILVCGLLAVYSASRAVPGESIFVKQVFWVVIGVLTFILGSSLALRLIEEFAYIFLAGVCLLLLLTVFFGGGPAGRWLILGPLRIQPSEFAKIAIIVAASRAFADLRARPRKYGVLLLFLGASPAILLTWLQPDLGTAAATVIILLLLTWWAGYGPDWIFLVVSPVFAALSSTRLAFWLVFTALLVIILLRRKASIPVWILMLGGNTLIAAFTPVVWNLLHPYQQARLTTFLNPAADPHGAGWNVIQSEVAAGSGGLWGQGYLMGAQKGLAFLPARHTDFIFSVWAEELGFFGSLVLLSAFGLLAFRLLRAARISMSPFRSTLAAGCACYFMVHLFINIGMTLGIMPVTGLPLVLVSYGGSHMLSAMFIAGLGMNVARNWREL
- a CDS encoding penicillin-binding transpeptidase domain-containing protein — its product is MRLSEPASGAGRPAAGFAILFLLMLLGLSARLFYLQSVKGDYYRSISTSNHIRVIYRPAPRGVVRDRNGIVLVDNEPSFAVAAVPSEFDPAGIPEVASLLGMPQDTLAARLASASARPYRPFVLCDDMSVEEISPIAENLHRFGGLLIDVVPRRRYTFGHEFCHIVGYVGESREEGAFEGEMTGISGLESELDYFLAGQPGYRRQVVDAVGRVVSEFEGSGEVAPVPGHDLTLTIDSRLQILTCAILEEETAPGAAVVIDYTTGEILCLASSPGYDPQEMSDGISTAAWQTISQDPERPMFCRAWAARYPPGSIFKLVSAAYLLENGFVTADFRPDPCYGSYHLGGNDFGCWSVHGRLAMVDALAQSCDVYFYRNIQLGSLDGLAAFARGFGMGGRLTEILPGESSGLVPDRALLDSLYGPGGWGLGNLLNVSIGQGELLVTPLQMAAMAGVFASGGEMPGLRLVREIPEAPAPWRQLDLSAGTVATVVEGMREAVDSSSGTLSSLDGLPWAFYGKSGTAESSAGDHAWVVGFIREPMPLAVAVVVEHGGHGGAVAAPIVSRILLGYLGESR